ACCGCCGCGCGCTGGGCGTTCGGCCCAGTAGTTGCCGGGGGGACGAGCCGGCCTAGGTGTCTTCGCCGAGCCAGCGGGCGACCGTGGTGGCCAGGTCGTCGGTGGCCTCGGCCAGCAGGCGGGTGCCCTCCTCGGCGTCCGCACCGGACGGATCCCCCAGCACCCCGTTCGCGGTCACCGGCCGCAGGCCCTGTTCGCGCATCACCGGCAGCAGGTCGGAGAGCGGAGCGGTGTTGCCCGGCTCCGCCCGGTCGAGCCGCACCCGATGGGGGTCCAGCGCGAGCTGCACGGACGTCTCGGTGCGCCCGGCGTGCGCGTCACCGCGCCAGCGCGGCGCCCAGGCCAGCGCGTCGCGTCCCTCGCTGCGCAGCCGCCGGACCGCGCGGTTGACCGGGATCGCGTTGCCGCCGTGCCCGGAGATCAGCAGAATCCGGCCGAACGTCTCCGACGCGGACCGCCCCAGCTCCACCAGGACCAGCTCGATCGCCTGCGGGCCGATCGACAGCGTGCCCGGAAACGCCTGGTGCTCCCCGGACGAGCCGTACGGTAGCGCCGGTGCGACCAGGACGTCGTCGCGCCGGGCGGCCAGGGCTCGGGCCAGCGCCACCGCGACGTCGGTGTCGGTGGAGAACGGCAGGTGCGGACCGTGCTGCTCGGTGGATCCCACCGGGATCGCGAGGACCTGGTCACCGGAGATCTCCGGCCAGGTCCGGTCGGCGAGTGAATTCATTTCGGGGATTCTTCCAAGTAGCCGTGGTGGGTGAGAAAGCCGATCAGCGCCGTGGCGGCGGCCGCGGCGCCGAGCGGCTCGACGGGCCGTGCCGGCCCGGAGGGGACCCCGGTCAGTGCCCGCAACCGTTCGTGCGCCGTCCCGCGCGGTACGACCAGATCGACGCCCGGCGCGCGGCTCGCGCGTGCACGGCCGCCGGGGGCGCGGCCGCCGTGGGCGCGGCCGCGGAGGCGGGCGGCCAGTTCGGGAAGCAGCGCGACGGCGTCGGTGCGCAGTGCCAGGTCGGCGCGGGCCGATAGCGGGGCCGCCGGATCGGTGTTCACGCTCAGGACGTGCACCGGCCGGCCTATCTCGTGGAACGGAACCCCGGCGACGCCGAGCCCCAGGTACAGCGCGGGGCTGATCGTCACCCCGCTGGCGCCGATCAGGCGGTCGTGGCCGAACCAGCCCGCGTCGACCACTGCCCGCGTCGCACCGATCTCCGCGCCCAGTGCGTGCGCCACGTCCGTGAGAACAGTGCACACCGCCCGGGGGTCGGCGCCCAGCATCCCACCGCCGGCGCACACCACCACCGCGGCATCGGACAGGCTCACAGCTCTCTCGCCACCCGTTCCCCCTCGAGCACCGCGGCGTGCGCCCGGCGCGGCGCCAGGCAGTCGCCCACCCGGTGCACCGGAAACGGCGCACCGTGCAACGCGTGCCAGAGCGCGCCGTCCGGCGCCGGGTGGACGACCGACACGACCCAGTCCACGATCCGCTCCCGGCGCGTCCCGGTCGGATGGTGCCCCAGGACCACGTGCACGCGGTCCCCCACCGAACCAGCGGCTTCGACGGTCACGTCCGGCGTCTGCCGAATCCCCCGCGCCTCCGCCGCGATCGTCCACAGCTCCAGGTCGAGCGTCACCCCGAGGTCCTGCCCGACGATCATCCCCGGCGTCGCGATCTCCACCGCGCACCCCCGGCCGGCGAGCAGCTCCGCCACCGACGTCGCCTGGTGGAACCCGAGTTCGTCGTAGATC
This sequence is a window from Cryptosporangium aurantiacum. Protein-coding genes within it:
- the mftE gene encoding mycofactocin biosynthesis peptidyl-dipeptidase MftE, coding for MNSLADRTWPEISGDQVLAIPVGSTEQHGPHLPFSTDTDVAVALARALAARRDDVLVAPALPYGSSGEHQAFPGTLSIGPQAIELVLVELGRSASETFGRILLISGHGGNAIPVNRAVRRLRSEGRDALAWAPRWRGDAHAGRTETSVQLALDPHRVRLDRAEPGNTAPLSDLLPVMREQGLRPVTANGVLGDPSGADAEEGTRLLAEATDDLATTVARWLGEDT
- a CDS encoding FAD-binding protein; the protein is MSLSDAAVVVCAGGGMLGADPRAVCTVLTDVAHALGAEIGATRAVVDAGWFGHDRLIGASGVTISPALYLGLGVAGVPFHEIGRPVHVLSVNTDPAAPLSARADLALRTDAVALLPELAARLRGRAHGGRAPGGRARASRAPGVDLVVPRGTAHERLRALTGVPSGPARPVEPLGAAAAATALIGFLTHHGYLEESPK